atgtaattaattttaaaaagtcattacgcttttaaattgttttatttaagtTTCAGTGATTGAGCTTTAATTTAAGTTTAGCAAAAATGCTTTTTAGTCGCTAAATGCATaaatattgtgttgattttaaaCTGATTATAtacttattttatataataagataaaatttagTATAAATAATCAAATGTCGATTTTCACATACTCAAATTGTGCTAATAAATAACTAAATGCATGATATTCTAACCCAGGTTGTGGCATGATCCAATAACGATTGTCATTACCCCATACAATGCTGAGTGCATTGGGCTTGAGACTCCATCCATCCTGAAAATTATATGCACTTGTTCATTATTTATAGGAAAAACTGAAATTAGGAGTTGATTGATGAACAAACCTTGGACTCTTCAATTTCTTTGTCAGCCTCATAATGTGGTTTAGTTGACATTTTGAGATGAAAAATACAGTCTGCTTCAATGGATACTTGATATATCcctattatatatttatagtagTGGTGGATCCAAAATATGAATGGGgaggaaaaaaaacaaatggcggCTAATCGTAAAGTGAACGAATAAAAGATTGAGAGACGACTTAAAATAATCACGagtgaaaagaataaaaaaataattggtgACTTACGGTCGAGAAACGACTGtccatcttttttttaattctacctTGTATTTATAGAATACTAATTGTCATGTCAAATGTGAGCATTCAACCAAATCCATAACAAAAATGAACACGCCTAGGAAAAGAAATGGAATATGAACTTTTTCTTTATAAAGCGAAATAAAtaggaataaaaattattaaatggtGACAAACTAAAGAATATATACTAAAAGAAGTGGCCTACATATTAACGTGTGACCAAGTAAAGGATTGATACCCTTTGCTAGAAAAAGAATCTGCTGCCGACCCTTATGCACTATTTTTGTACACAGAGAAGATATAACTTAAGCATTAAACACAtgcatatatatattagtaattTCTTAAACTCGCTTGCATAGTTCTTCctgatttgaaaatttaattttggtctACTTCAAATTAGTATGCATATAAATTATAACTATTATGTGAGCTTAGATTTTTGGagtaatttaaatttcaaaaattgcagaacagtttatttttcatattcttCTCACTTTGTTGGAGCTCATGCTGATTTCAGCTTccatcaattataaattaacaTCTGATAAATCACCAAAGGCTCCGAGAAGATCTATGCGAGGAGGACCACCTGCAGACGAGCGGCAGAGGTTAAAAAGAATACTAGAGAAGAGTTTCTGAACGTTCTCTTCGACTCTAGGGTTGATATTTAGTAGAAAATGAAGAcagaaaataagaagaaaaattaaaaaaagtaccTTAAGGTTAGGCTAATGTCCAAAAAATCTCGACATTTAAGACCATTTTCAAAATTACTCTAACGTTGTAAAATCGTCATATGTATCCAAATCTGCATATTTgggtttcaattgtacccacaTGTatcaaattaactttttttcactcaaaatgaatttaaattaatacttcgtattttaatatatattttaaatagccgttgtcataattaaaaaaaaaactcttcctCAACTTCAAAAAtcaacaataattttttatttagcaCAAATAAACCAAGTTTGTTTTCCTCCATGAAAAACCGGTTTTTCGTGTAGGAAAACaaaacagggtcttctttctcCATGAAAGAACTCGTCTTTGAAGAGAGGGAGATGTTcgccttccatggaggaagacaACCTCTACTTTGTTTTCCACCATGGAAGGAGAACAAAGCAGAGGTCGTCTTCTTCCAATGGAAGACGTACATCCTTCTTCCATGAGAGGAAGAAGAGTTGCTCGTCTTCTAGAGGAGGAAGACGAGAACCAGATCTGGTTCGGCTTTCGGCCAAAGAGACACGACAACAAAATTTAAGtcattaatgatatattttaaaaaacaattatctaaatttaattaaattaattaaaaaaattaatgaaattttaaaaatgaaggaactctttaaaaaaattaagtggaaagaaagtataattctaatttgagatttaattttgaatgatttcaacccaaattgaaaaatttgttcaaaattgacaattaagagtgcaattgaaatcaaaaaatgtgtatatgaataaaattgataaatttataacgtGAGGGTGAAATTAGaaagggctaaaaggtcgaAATTTTTTTGGGAATGTGCCTTACATAAGCAGACATATAACTATTGGACAAATCATCCTCATTTTCTCCACCAAATATGCTAAGACGTACAAATCAATTATTCTTTTGGATTGTGTTAGATGCGTAGAACGCGGGAGACACTTTTTATGTTAGGAAATCTTTTGTAGTCCGTCACACCTTGCCAGACAGGTTTCCTTCTCGAAGTTGCACAAATAGACAACTAGGAAGAACAGTAATcattttattgattgattgttcATATTACTAGACCTCGGTGATCCCCGGTCGAAGGAAGTTTTTAATTGCAACAGTTGATCATTTACCAAAATGGATTGAAGTAGAGGCAGTGACGACCATCAAGAAAGCCAAGGTGGAGGATTTTTTCTAGAGAGGAGATATGCCGATTTGGCTTACCCTAAATGTTAATAACGAATaacaaaaaacaattttttttgtggAAGATTCAGGACGTTCTGTACAATGGcatattgaatataaatatttttttaacacttttcaCTCCCTTCTTGAAGTTAActgtaattaattaatatttttttattaaaataaattcaataatGACCGATTTTCGGGAAGCGGGATTCTTTCATCGCTGATTTTGTGCTGCTTTACCTAATTGTTGGTGTTTATCCATGTTCTTCGCTTTTTTCGgcaaacataattttttaataaaggatcattttatccCCTTAGTTTGGCACAGAGTATCAAAAAAGCCAaaatagagagaaaaaaatgaCCTAAGAGAGTGACACATACTTTCAGATTTTgatagttgttttttttttcttaagttGTTTTTTAtggcaaaaggtttaaaatgttcttaattttaaattcatacctaaattttttttttaaaaagaacaatttaatcatttttattttgaaactttatttatcaaattaatattaattaaaaatataaaatagcattttgtattttttataaaaaaaaaattaatattttttaaaaaatattttggtcTCCAGAGAGGAGGAAGAGCTCCTCTTCGCATGAGAAGGTCAGCTGTTTCTCTTCTCATAGGAGAAGCCTTGCCAGCCTGAGGAGCGATTTACTCCTCAGGCTGAGGAGCaaacgaggagcagatctgctcctcgctGGACAAACCCACCAAATGTTGGGTCTATTCTTCTTCAACAAACCCAATGGTGGGTCTGTTTTACAAGAAGAGACCCATAAATGTGTTTATTCTTCTTTAACAGATTGGCCGAAATTTTTTTCGGCCAACCCTGTTGAAGAAATGaaggaaacaaaaaaaaaatttaaaagatctctaatttaatttattttaataagagtttaattagaataattagtatttaagtGTGATTAATAAGagtcaaattataatttttataaatctcaCTTTCCAATTAAGGTGTCATGTTAGTATAGGGGGGGCTTTGAGCCGGTTTtaccaagttcagggtaaaattGATCCGGTTTTTTAGCTTTGAACTTTTATAATACTTTGTGCCTAGTTGAAGGGGTCAAATGatcatttgtttctttttaacttCTCCACTTCTCTCCTCATTCCGCCCACCTTCACCAACCTCCAAAACCACTACCTCCATCCGGAATCAATGTCGCCCATCTCAGACATAGCCCATCATCTAAGACTATTCTCAGGCGATGGACTTCGTCTGAGACAAAGCTCTTCGTTTGAGCTCCGTCTCAACGCAAATCTGCATCTAAAACGGAGCTCAGACGTTGAGCTTCATCTGAGACGAAGCTCTGTGTTTGAGCTCGTCTCACACGAAGCCCATCGACTGAGACGATTCAACACTGAGCATCGTCAGAAGAGTTGCTTCATGAGCTTCGTTTCAAACAAAGGTGGGTGTCTCCAACGACAGTTCCTGGTAGAGATGGTGGCcggttttctttaaaaaattaaaagaaaaaaacatcAATTGGTCGTTGATTTAAAGttatattcaataaaaaaatctttaaggattaatttaaaatatgaaggttaattctgatttttttttcaacagaTTTGACTCAGTTAACTGCCTTATTTAacaaaaggatttatttgtctgattttaaaattttagagggTTTATTTATTCGATTTAGGAACCATAAGGGTGTATTTGTGCccgcaaaaaaaaaagagttgatCTATACTTTTGgagaaactttaaaaaaaaattgcatctTTTGCCcataaaatatgaaacttttctTGTAAAAATTTTAACCgtccaaatttaaaatgttgTTTGTTTACTTATGATTTTTAGAGAAGAATTCTTGTCACTTTAGTTGACTCAAAACATATGGATCAGACAAATTTGAATCTTTACCCCTCGTAAATAAGGTATCTTTTCtaacaattttaattagtaatatattttttcaataaaaaatatacattgTGATTAGGATACTGGGTTAATAACATATCTTTCATCTGACTAACCAAATGCAGAATGATAAATCTGAAGAACTTCAAGGCTTGTTCTCCAGAGTAATAGTGGCAGAAGCCAAATCTTGAGCTGTTACTGGCTTGTGCAGCTGCAGCCAAAATTCATAATTCTCAAGTAAGAACCTAACCATACCCTATAATATAATAAGTCCACAATGATTCCACAAACGCAATAATcggaaacaaaaaaataaataaatagatacAGATTCCAAAATTTCAGGCGTCCTAACGAATCTAAAATCTCATATTTGGTCAAAATATGATTATGCAATGTAAGTTTAATGTTTTTTGTTAGTAATTTACGAATTACGATTAAAACTACATTGAGTAGATTGATACGTGCAGAACATAGCATAATGAATTGTATTATCTGATCGTGTATATTATGAACAAATTGTCCAAAACATAATTGTAATGATAACAAAAAAGAATTGTAGATTGAATTAAAAGGGCATCTaggaattaaaaaatgaatattaattatgagGGCAGTGATAGTAGTAAGAAATTAAGAATACAATCTAACTTAAAGAAGCTCTAATTCCAGCCCAATTGGATGGCGACATGGATCCTTTTCTTCCATTCAATGTAAGGTAGTAGTAATATCTATCTATACAAAATTTACAGCCATAAAATTTTTATTGGCATGTAATAGTACAATTTTAAGTGACTGCTCTTTGAACCTATAAATATGATGAGAAAAATTCCAAATGAGAAAAATCTGATGAAAAAAGAGAAATGCTGGTCACATTGGTTTTGATCCAAAGATATTTCGTGTCCTAAAAGTCTACGTACTCTATTATTTCAATCATAGCAGTACATTTCCTCTGAGTTGAGAGAATTCAAAAGTGCCAATTAAAAGTGAAACGAGAAGGAACCCAGGACTTACTAAAACAAAAGAGTCCAACATTCCACAAGGTAGAACCACTTATATGCAGTCAGTAATCAGATTCAGTTATATGTGCATGTATGATCATAATAAAGTAGACAACTTCAATACCAATATTCAAATTTCCTTGAATAGACAACTACAACCTGAAATATGACAATGGAACTAACTGCTTGTGCAACAGATAAGCAAAACAACAGTAAGCAAGAGATTAGGACTAACCGCTTGTGCAACAGATAACCAATGGAAGGACCGTAAAAAGGTATCATCTTGAGAAGGCATGCTGTCATGATTCCAATAAGTTAAGTTTTCAAATTTGGCATTCATCTCCCAATAATTGGAGTCGCGTTCAGACAAATCAGAAGCTTTTCGTTTTTGAAGGCACTTCTTTCCAATTATATAacctacaaaacaaatcagcaTTGAATTCAAATTAAATGCTGTGACTTTTTTTCAGTAAGTCCGAAAATGCAAGCATTCAACTATCTGTTCACTTGATCTCAGTATGCCTTTTGTTTGGAAAGCTTATATCAAGCTTCTGTTAAAACCAAACTCTGTTAAGTGAGGAAAAACTTAACGAAATAAAAGCATTTGAAAGAATTAAATTCAGATAAAATGTAACATGATTTTGCTAAAATTTAAGGCATGTTTGGTTCAAGGTCGGTAATGTTATCAGGATAAGAATCAGTATGAAAGGGAATGGAGTtggaaatatttatttttatatgttgttTGGTTCAATTGAAATGGGATgctcaaatcaaataaatatatataccatCCCTTTAATTTACAAGTTTTAGAAGGAAAAACAGATTATGTATATTTCAACTCCAGATTTCTAGGATACAAATGATCAAACAGGTCAGAGGCATcagaaaagaaaaaacacaTGTACTGTTTGTCACCTTCTACTAACAACAAGAACTGGCCATACTCGTAAGCTGTAACAGCCTTTCATTTCACTTTCTTTGTAA
This window of the Mercurialis annua linkage group LG5, ddMerAnnu1.2, whole genome shotgun sequence genome carries:
- the LOC126680318 gene encoding uncharacterized protein C12B10.15c, encoding MEEDGNSEAGIINLTAKQHQNLTGHIHHLPCCIKYDGPCAVSHYFKPKSTGIKVDGLNVEESCFRGRKLQGATISLPPGYSGYIIGKKCLQKRKASDLSERDSNYWEMNAKFENLTYWNHDSMPSQDDTFLRSFHWLSVAQALHKPVTAQDLASATITLENKP